In the bacterium genome, one interval contains:
- a CDS encoding NADH-quinone oxidoreductase subunit M, giving the protein MLTVLIALPLAGAAAVVLTDARRPGAARTIGLAAAAAAFLVAVRVWIAFHSGQPGLQFEERAAWIAAAGITYHLGVDGLSVSLTALVTLLVPLALLASAEQVGERTKGFVLTMLLLEAGLLGTFLAQDLVLFYVFWEAMLIPMYFLIALWGGPARRAAAIKFLLYTMTGSVLMLLAIVAVYLQGGRVLGTPTFDLPALLARPLGWTPGVEGVLFGAFAAAFAIKMPVWPLHTWLPDAYAEAPPAVTVLLAGLMAKAGAYGLLRFGLPLFPEAVRAWGPLLAALAVVGILYGGAVAWAQGDLRRLLAYGSLSHMGFILLGISALDVPAVQGSVLQMINHGVSTGALFVLAGMLIARTGKTRTDAYGGLASAAPALAAFTLIVVVSSLALPGTNGFVGEFLILLGTYETRPVYAVLAAVGVVVAAAYLLAFVGRIFHGPLRADLRGVADLRPRDYAVLAPLVAMIFWVGWMPGPLLGRSEATVRELLRAPAVVAGLAATAAVPAHRPPESDSRAAAVRAGSRLRPERRP; this is encoded by the coding sequence GTGCTCACGGTGCTGATCGCGCTTCCCCTTGCCGGCGCCGCGGCCGTGGTCCTCACGGACGCGCGCCGGCCGGGCGCCGCCCGCACTATCGGGCTCGCCGCCGCGGCCGCGGCCTTTCTGGTCGCGGTCCGGGTCTGGATCGCGTTTCACTCCGGGCAGCCGGGGCTTCAGTTCGAAGAGCGCGCGGCGTGGATTGCCGCGGCCGGGATTACGTACCACCTCGGCGTAGACGGGCTCTCGGTCAGTCTGACCGCGCTCGTCACGTTGCTCGTGCCGCTGGCGCTTCTGGCATCGGCGGAGCAGGTGGGGGAGCGCACCAAAGGGTTCGTCCTCACGATGCTCCTGCTCGAAGCCGGACTGCTGGGGACGTTTCTCGCCCAGGACCTCGTCTTGTTCTACGTGTTCTGGGAGGCGATGCTCATTCCGATGTACTTCCTCATTGCGTTGTGGGGCGGGCCGGCGAGACGCGCGGCGGCGATCAAGTTTCTGCTGTACACGATGACCGGCAGCGTGCTCATGCTGCTCGCGATCGTCGCCGTGTATCTCCAGGGCGGGCGCGTCCTCGGCACCCCGACGTTCGACCTGCCGGCGCTCCTGGCCCGGCCGCTCGGGTGGACGCCCGGCGTCGAAGGGGTGCTCTTTGGGGCATTCGCGGCGGCCTTCGCGATCAAAATGCCGGTCTGGCCGCTGCATACCTGGTTGCCGGACGCCTACGCCGAAGCGCCGCCGGCGGTGACCGTGCTGCTCGCCGGGTTGATGGCGAAGGCGGGCGCCTACGGCCTTCTGCGCTTCGGCCTGCCGCTGTTCCCCGAGGCGGTCCGGGCCTGGGGCCCCCTGCTGGCTGCGCTGGCGGTGGTGGGCATCCTCTACGGCGGGGCGGTCGCATGGGCGCAGGGCGACCTCCGGCGGCTCCTCGCGTACGGGAGCTTGAGTCACATGGGCTTCATCCTGCTCGGCATCTCCGCGCTCGACGTCCCGGCGGTGCAGGGCAGCGTGCTGCAGATGATCAATCACGGCGTCAGCACGGGCGCGCTATTCGTGCTCGCCGGGATGCTGATCGCGCGGACGGGCAAGACGCGCACCGACGCGTACGGCGGCCTCGCGTCGGCCGCGCCGGCGCTGGCCGCGTTCACCCTGATCGTCGTCGTCTCGTCGCTCGCCCTCCCGGGCACCAACGGCTTCGTCGGTGAGTTCCTCATCCTGCTCGGGACGTACGAGACGCGTCCGGTGTACGCGGTCCTGGCGGCCGTCGGGGTCGTGGTGGCCGCCGCGTATCTGCTCGCGTTCGTGGGCCGGATTTTTCACGGTCCGCTCCGCGCGGATCTGCGCGGCGTCGCCGATCTTCGCCCGCGCGACTACGCGGTGCTCGCGCCCCTGGTCGCGATGATTTTTTGGGTGGGGTGGATGCCCGGTCCGCTGCTTGGGCGGAGCGAGGCGACGGTGCGGGAGCTGCTGCGCGCGCCCGCGGTCGTGGCCGGGCTGGCCGCGACCGCGGCGGTGCCCGCTCACCGCCCGCCAGAATCGGACTCCCGGGCCGCCGCGGTGCGCGCGGGTTCGCGTCTCCGGCCGGAGCGCCGTCCATGA
- the nuoL gene encoding NADH-quinone oxidoreductase subunit L, with the protein MTGDVYAVGIVMLPLAGWAVLGLFGGRWPARVTATIACGTVLAAFVAAALAFRALAAMPPESRTLTVDVYRWIAAGPVTIPFRLLLDPLSAAMALVVTGVGALIHIYSIGYMAGDPGLSRYFAYMNLFMAAMLLLVLAGNLAVMFIGWEGVGLCSYLLIAFWFERPAAARAGVKAFVVTRLGDVGFLLGIFTVFGVFGTLDFTAITGAAASRLALGGTAATAIALLLFLGAAGKSAQLPLHVWLPDAMEGPTPVSALIHAATMVTAGVYMVVRLHAVYARAPLALDVVAITGAVTAIFAAAAALVEPDLKRVLAYSTISQVGYMFLGVGTAAWSAGMFHLTTHAVFKALLFLAAGAVMHALGGETDMRRMGGLARRLPRTAAAFGIGALALAGIPPFAGFFSKEQILGETFAAGHVWLWAVGLVAAGVTAFYITRADVLTFGGRADREAAGAQAAVPHDPPAVMWWPMIVLAVLAIVVGAVLEHVPASPWLRPVVESGLASSSAGPAAPLGGTVYGLLLAGSVAVAVAGLALGWLVYARGALRGRAPVLGAVLAHRFFIEDLYDAAIVGPSKTVAVRAAAFDRGVLDRAVLGVADGLGRSGAALRRLQSGYLRHYAAFVLIGALLILAYWMFR; encoded by the coding sequence ATGACCGGCGACGTCTACGCGGTGGGCATCGTCATGCTGCCGCTGGCCGGCTGGGCCGTCCTGGGCCTCTTCGGCGGCCGGTGGCCCGCGCGCGTGACGGCGACGATCGCCTGCGGCACGGTGCTGGCCGCGTTCGTCGCCGCGGCGCTCGCGTTCCGGGCGCTGGCCGCGATGCCGCCGGAGTCCCGCACCCTAACCGTTGACGTGTACCGGTGGATCGCCGCGGGCCCGGTCACCATCCCGTTCCGGCTGCTCCTCGACCCGCTCTCGGCCGCGATGGCGCTCGTCGTGACCGGCGTCGGGGCGCTGATCCACATCTACTCGATCGGGTACATGGCCGGCGACCCCGGGCTCAGCCGCTACTTCGCCTACATGAACCTGTTCATGGCCGCGATGCTCCTGCTCGTGCTGGCCGGCAACCTGGCCGTCATGTTCATCGGCTGGGAAGGGGTCGGCCTCTGCAGCTACCTGCTGATCGCGTTCTGGTTCGAACGCCCCGCCGCGGCCCGCGCCGGTGTCAAGGCGTTTGTGGTGACGCGGTTGGGGGACGTGGGCTTTCTCCTCGGCATCTTCACGGTGTTCGGCGTGTTCGGGACGCTCGACTTCACGGCGATCACCGGGGCGGCCGCGTCGCGTCTCGCCCTCGGCGGGACCGCGGCGACGGCGATCGCCCTGCTGCTGTTCCTGGGGGCGGCCGGCAAGTCCGCGCAGCTGCCTCTGCACGTCTGGCTGCCGGACGCGATGGAAGGCCCGACGCCCGTGAGCGCGCTGATCCACGCCGCGACGATGGTCACGGCGGGTGTCTACATGGTCGTCCGGCTCCACGCCGTGTACGCGCGGGCGCCGCTGGCGCTCGACGTCGTCGCGATCACGGGGGCGGTGACGGCGATCTTCGCGGCCGCCGCGGCCCTGGTAGAGCCCGATCTCAAGCGCGTGCTCGCGTACTCGACGATCAGCCAGGTGGGCTACATGTTCCTGGGCGTCGGTACTGCCGCCTGGAGCGCGGGCATGTTCCATCTGACGACCCATGCGGTCTTCAAAGCCCTCTTGTTCCTGGCCGCGGGGGCGGTCATGCACGCGCTCGGCGGGGAGACGGACATGCGCCGGATGGGCGGTCTGGCGCGCCGGCTCCCTCGGACCGCCGCGGCGTTCGGGATCGGGGCCCTTGCGCTCGCGGGGATCCCGCCCTTTGCAGGGTTCTTCAGCAAGGAGCAGATCCTCGGCGAGACGTTCGCGGCCGGCCACGTCTGGCTGTGGGCCGTCGGGCTCGTCGCGGCGGGCGTCACGGCATTCTACATCACGCGCGCCGACGTCCTGACCTTCGGCGGCCGCGCCGATCGCGAGGCGGCGGGCGCCCAGGCGGCCGTGCCGCACGACCCTCCCGCCGTGATGTGGTGGCCGATGATCGTGCTCGCCGTGCTCGCCATCGTCGTGGGCGCCGTGCTCGAGCACGTGCCGGCCTCCCCCTGGCTCCGTCCGGTGGTCGAGTCGGGCCTCGCGTCGTCCTCCGCCGGGCCGGCGGCGCCGCTCGGCGGGACGGTCTACGGGCTGCTCCTCGCCGGAAGCGTTGCCGTCGCCGTGGCCGGCCTCGCGCTCGGATGGCTCGTGTACGCGCGCGGGGCGCTCCGCGGCCGGGCCCCGGTGCTGGGCGCGGTGCTCGCGCACCGCTTCTTCATCGAGGATCTGTACGACGCGGCGATCGTGGGGCCGTCGAAGACCGTGGCAGTGCGCGCCGCGGCGTTCGACCGCGGAGTGCTCGACCGGGCCGTCCTCGGCGTCGCGGACGGTCTCGGACGGAGTGGGGCCGCCCTTCGCCGTCTTCAGAGCGGCTACCTCAGACATTACGCCGCGTTCGTCCTGATCGGAGCCCTCCTCATCCTCGCGTACTGGATGTTTCGATGA
- the nuoK gene encoding NADH-quinone oxidoreductase subunit NuoK gives MSVPAPFYLGLSAVLFAMGTAGVLVRRSALIVFMSVELMLNAVNLTLVTFARLHGTVDGQVLVFFVLVVAAAEVVVGLAIIVDVFRSRETIDIDDADALRG, from the coding sequence ATGAGCGTGCCGGCGCCGTTTTACCTGGGCCTCAGCGCGGTTCTGTTCGCGATGGGGACGGCCGGCGTTCTCGTGCGGCGGTCCGCGCTGATCGTGTTCATGTCGGTCGAGCTGATGCTCAACGCCGTCAACCTGACGCTCGTGACGTTCGCGCGGCTGCACGGGACGGTGGACGGCCAGGTCCTTGTCTTCTTCGTGCTCGTGGTGGCGGCGGCGGAGGTGGTCGTGGGTCTCGCGATCATCGTCGACGTCTTCCGCTCGCGGGAGACGATCGACATCGACGACGCGGACGCGCTGCGCGGATGA
- a CDS encoding NADH-quinone oxidoreductase subunit J, whose protein sequence is MGDVVLFWITAVCALAGGAGVIGSRRPVHSALGLLLVLLSLAVDYLLLDAQFIAAAQVIIYAGAIVVLFVFIIMLLHAHTGEGASAGAFAGPAGVPVMLALCALLGAGLLVLVGPRPGLPPGGGGPAVPPAFGTVQAVGRALFGRYLLPFEAASLVLLAGMIGAVALGRRLEPRERTTPGGTTRT, encoded by the coding sequence ATGGGGGACGTGGTCCTCTTCTGGATCACGGCCGTCTGCGCGCTTGCCGGCGGCGCCGGCGTGATCGGCTCGCGGCGCCCCGTGCACAGCGCCCTCGGCCTGCTGCTCGTGCTGCTGAGCCTCGCCGTAGACTACCTGTTGCTGGACGCCCAGTTCATCGCCGCCGCCCAGGTCATCATCTACGCCGGCGCGATCGTCGTGCTGTTCGTTTTCATCATCATGCTGCTGCACGCGCACACCGGCGAGGGCGCGAGCGCCGGGGCGTTTGCCGGCCCGGCGGGCGTGCCGGTCATGCTCGCCCTGTGCGCGCTGCTCGGCGCGGGCCTGCTCGTGCTGGTGGGCCCCCGGCCCGGCCTGCCCCCGGGGGGGGGCGGGCCGGCCGTCCCGCCGGCGTTCGGGACGGTCCAGGCCGTCGGGCGGGCGCTGTTCGGCCGTTACCTGCTGCCGTTTGAAGCCGCGTCGCTCGTGCTGCTGGCCGGCATGATCGGCGCCGTCGCGTTGGGCCGCCGGCTGGAGCCGCGTGAACGGACCACGCCGGGGGGGACGACGCGAACATGA
- the nuoI gene encoding NADH-quinone oxidoreductase subunit NuoI, with product MTPSFAGRAAPHLRQAWAMVKGLGIVGRYLLRRPVTTTYPDRRPAVAPRFKGRHYLTLFADGMERCVGCELCVIVCPSQSIFVRAAENDPLAPHSKGERYATDFQINMLRCIFCGLCEEACPTGAIVLGHDYELSATTRGDLIYTKNRLTEQYPGESGRDPHREV from the coding sequence ATGACCCCGTCTTTCGCGGGGCGAGCGGCGCCGCACCTCCGGCAGGCCTGGGCGATGGTCAAGGGCCTCGGTATCGTCGGCCGGTACCTGCTTCGCCGGCCGGTGACGACGACGTATCCGGACCGCCGCCCGGCCGTCGCGCCGCGCTTCAAGGGCCGCCACTACCTCACGCTGTTCGCCGACGGCATGGAACGATGCGTGGGGTGCGAGCTGTGCGTCATCGTTTGCCCGAGCCAGTCAATTTTCGTACGCGCCGCGGAAAACGATCCGCTGGCCCCGCACTCCAAGGGGGAGCGGTACGCGACCGACTTTCAGATCAACATGCTGCGCTGCATTTTCTGCGGACTCTGCGAGGAAGCGTGCCCGACCGGCGCGATCGTCCTGGGGCACGACTACGAGCTCAGCGCGACCACCCGCGGCGACCTGATCTACACGAAAAACCGCCTGACCGAGCAGTATCCGGGCGAATCCGGACGCGATCCCCACCGGGAGGTGTAG
- the nuoH gene encoding NADH-quinone oxidoreductase subunit NuoH, translating to MAAALLVTAIKSAVILVGVLTAFAYTTLLERRLLARFQLRLGPNRVGPWGLFQPLADGIKLIFKEDFRPAGADAIVYLAAPLISVVAALFVYAVIPIGPPVRLFGREVTLYVANVNIGILLVLAASSVGVYGVILGGWSSDSKYSLLGGLRSSAQVLSYELSLGLAVLGVIMAAHSLSLVDIVDAQRRGWFILRQPLAFVLFLIAGFAETNRAPFDLPEAEQELTGGFQTEYGGFKFAMFYVGEYIGMITMGALVTTLFLGGWQGPVLPPVLWFLVKVFVVVCFFIWVRATLPRVRYDHLMALGWKILMPAGLLNIAVTACVIVWGGAR from the coding sequence GTGGCGGCGGCCCTCCTCGTGACCGCGATCAAAAGCGCCGTGATCCTCGTCGGCGTGCTCACCGCATTCGCGTACACGACGCTGCTCGAACGCCGGTTGCTCGCGCGCTTTCAACTGCGCCTCGGACCGAACCGCGTCGGGCCGTGGGGCCTCTTCCAACCGCTCGCCGACGGCATCAAGCTGATCTTCAAGGAAGATTTTCGGCCGGCGGGCGCCGACGCGATCGTCTACCTCGCGGCGCCGCTCATCTCCGTTGTCGCGGCGCTGTTCGTGTACGCTGTGATCCCAATCGGCCCGCCGGTGCGGCTGTTCGGCCGCGAGGTCACGCTGTACGTTGCGAACGTGAACATCGGCATTCTCCTCGTGCTCGCCGCGAGCAGCGTCGGCGTGTACGGCGTGATCCTCGGCGGCTGGTCGTCCGACAGCAAGTACTCGCTGCTCGGCGGGTTGCGCTCGAGTGCCCAGGTGCTCTCGTATGAGCTGTCCCTCGGCCTGGCGGTGCTCGGCGTGATCATGGCCGCGCACTCGCTCAGCCTCGTCGACATCGTCGACGCGCAGCGCCGGGGATGGTTCATCCTCCGCCAGCCGCTCGCGTTCGTGCTGTTTCTAATCGCGGGGTTCGCGGAGACCAACCGGGCGCCGTTCGACCTCCCCGAGGCCGAGCAGGAGCTGACGGGCGGGTTTCAAACCGAGTACGGCGGCTTCAAGTTTGCCATGTTCTACGTCGGGGAGTACATCGGCATGATCACGATGGGGGCGCTCGTGACGACGCTGTTCCTCGGCGGCTGGCAGGGTCCGGTCCTGCCGCCGGTCCTGTGGTTTCTGGTGAAGGTGTTCGTCGTTGTCTGCTTCTTCATCTGGGTGCGCGCGACGCTCCCGCGGGTCCGGTACGATCATCTCATGGCGCTCGGCTGGAAGATCCTGATGCCGGCCGGTCTGCTCAACATCGCGGTGACGGCGTGCGTGATCGTCTGGGGCGGCGCGCGATGA